A window of Candidatus Dojkabacteria bacterium contains these coding sequences:
- a CDS encoding DUF2085 domain-containing protein, with amino-acid sequence MRRLPEILLIFVSIYVLLAFAAPTLLRLGFTDAGMGIHSIYRIFCHQRVERSAFLFGEEGIINFYTRDELQEAGVIPLENPEIPEPFDERFFGYPYVGNSEMGYKMPLCMRDVPLYLAFLIFGWIYLAIARKKKRVKKFPWWMILLFMMPMAVDGVFQYATEFFLVGQLPEAYYDNIPKRIVTGALFGIGFAMIIIPVLLDSLEMLYNNGEDSKLEKNGSGNEKS; translated from the coding sequence ATGAGAAGATTACCCGAGATCCTTCTAATATTTGTATCCATATATGTACTGTTGGCATTTGCTGCGCCAACTTTGCTGAGGCTTGGCTTCACAGATGCTGGCATGGGGATACACTCGATATATAGAATTTTCTGCCACCAGAGGGTGGAGAGGTCGGCATTTCTATTTGGTGAGGAAGGGATAATAAATTTCTACACACGTGATGAGCTGCAAGAAGCCGGCGTGATTCCGCTTGAAAACCCGGAGATTCCGGAGCCGTTTGATGAGCGATTCTTCGGCTATCCATATGTGGGAAATTCGGAGATGGGGTATAAGATGCCCCTCTGCATGAGAGATGTGCCACTCTATTTAGCATTCCTGATCTTTGGGTGGATCTACTTGGCAATAGCGCGCAAGAAGAAGAGGGTGAAGAAATTTCCGTGGTGGATGATACTGCTCTTTATGATGCCTATGGCGGTCGATGGGGTATTTCAGTATGCGACAGAGTTTTTCCTAGTCGGACAGCTACCGGAGGCTTATTACGACAATATCCCTAAGCGAATTGTTACAGGCGCACTTTTCGGGATTGGGTTTGCGATGATTATAATTCCGGTTCTGCTTGATAGCCTGGAGATGCTGTATAATAATGGAGAAGATTCCAAATTAGAGAAAAACGGGTCAGGAAATGAAAAATCTTAG